CCAACCTTCTCTTTAATACCCAAGCCAACCTTACCGCTTCCTGTGAAAGTCACCTTTTTCACAAGCGGATGTGTAACGAGTGTATCACTAAGCTCTCCACCACTACCTGTCAATATTTGAAGAGCTCCGTCAGGCAAACCTGCTTCTTGAAAAATTTCTGCCATTATGATTGCACTTAATGGTGTTTGAGTTGCTGGCTTTAATACAACTGTATTTCCTACTGCAAAGGCAGGTCCTAGTTTATGTGCTACTAAATTAAACGGGAAGTTAAATGGCGTAATGGCGGATATAACCCCAATTGGTTCACGCTTTGTCCAGCCAATACGATCGCCTGCTCCAGGTGCAGCGTCCATTGGGACTGTTTCACCCTTAGCCTGCTTTGCCCCCTCTGCCGCAAATTGATAGGTTGCTATTGTGCGGTCTATTTCCATTAGACCTGCTGATATAGGTTTACCTGCCTCTAAGGCTAAAATTTCTGCAAATTCTTCTCTGCGCTGTCGCATGATATGGACAACTTTATATAATATTTCTGCTCGTTCGTAAGCTGTTGTCTTTTTAAATGTTTGGAATGTCTCCTCTGCACCTTATATCGCCCGTTCAACATCTGCAATTGACGCTTTAGCAACCTTTGCAATAACCTCACCGCTATATGGTGAACTTAGCTCATATGTTTCCTGTGCATTCTGCCACTGACCATTAATCCAAAGTTTTGTTTCCTTCATCCTTCAATTGCACCTCCATAAAATCATATTCATCTTTATTTTATCACGAAGAGCTTGAACTAGATGCTACAGTAGCTGCAGTAACCGCTGCTAACATTGCTGCCTGTTGTGCTTGAATTAATAATTCAATAGACGACATGATTGTCATGGATAAAGATTGTTGCACCTTTGCTATATCATAAATAGCAATTTGGATAGCCATAAATAATACAAATTCACGATGCCATTTCAAAAGTTTCATGCCCTTTAATTCATGATATAAATCTATAATTTGTTGAAGGTGAACATTATTTACCTCAAGAATGGCTAAAAAACCAAGCAATGGGTAATGCATCGTTTTAACTTTAACATCCTGTTTTTTTAATGTATCGCGAATCGTCACAACACTTGATACCAGCTTATTATCGTATTGAGGAGATAAGAAAGTCAGTACCTGTGATAACCATTGTAGTTCATTACCAGCATTAAAATTGTAGGTACGTAATTCTTTATAATAACGGTTCATCGTTTCCGCCCGTACTTCAACATCATCCATTGAGCTACTCAATAAAACAGCATATGGGATATCTTCATAGGACGTTAAAAATCGATGATGCTTGCGAATTGCATCAAATAAAGCCCGCGCTGACTGTGCATGTGCACGTTTTCCGCTTTCCTCTTCAGTTAAAAACTGAGCTCCTATAAAGGTATAATTACCACTTCTAAATTTGGCTTCCTTCATTATAGCAACGTTTGTTAGCAAACTTTTCACAGCATGCTCTATATCCTCTTGCTCCATCAAGTTTGCAGCAATACTGTACCCAACTGTTGTTCTTAAAGGGGACATCCATGATGATTGCTTCTTCATTTCTTGTAAAACTTCTTTATATTTAACAGAATCAAAGCTCTTTCCTGACGCCACATATTTGCTAGCGATTGCTAAGATGATTTTACGGTCAACTGTCCAGCCTGCAGCCTTCGAAACCGCTTCCACTGTTTGAGTAAATTGATTTTCAATCATAACATAATCCATATTCAATACACTCCTTTTTTCCATTATATACGTAAAATCCAATTGAAAGGATTCAGGTAACGGATCACCCAATCTCCACTTATCTTCTACATTCAAAAAAATATCTTCGGTTTGTAACAATTAACATAAAAAGTAAGCTTAATGTAATGTATGTTACCCGATTTTATATGGTTTAATGGAAATAATAAATACGAATGGAGGTAATTATATTGAAAAACATAACCAGTAGAAAAAAATCTTTATTCACAGTAACTCTACAAGACCGAATACAGCAATTTTTACTGTTACGTAACTCTCCAAGAAATATAGCCCTACATACACTTTTTCAAAAAAATTAACATAGAAAAAACAGCGGCACTGCACTTTTGCCGCTGTTCATACATCTTTTTTTACTTATCCTACAAGGAGCAATTTTTAGTACAATAAAGATTTAAATTAATCCCAATTCCTTTAATTCCTCTGTGGAAAAGGCCCTTGATCTTGTTAAAAATCGCTTTCCCTCAACACCCTCTAGGGAAAACATGCCACCTCTACCATCAACCACGTCTAAAATTATTTGTGTATGCTTCCAGTAATCATATTGATTTTTATGCATATAGAAGGGAGCTCCACCAATTTCTCCAAGACAAATATCCTGATCACCTAAGATAAGGTCGCCCTCTGGGTAACACATCGGTGAAGATCCATCACAGCAACCACCCGATTGGTGAAACATAACAGGTCCATGCTTTTCTTGCAATAATTCGATTAGTGCCAGCGCTTCTTCTGTTGCTAAAACACGCTCGACCACGCTCATGCACCTCCCTACTGATTAGAAGAAACCTAGTTTGTTTTCACTGTAGCTAACTAATAAGTTCTTCGTTTGTTGGTAATGAGATAACATCATCTTATGATTTTCTCGACCAATACCTGACATTTTGTAGCCCCCGAATGCAGCATGTGCAGGATAAGCATGATAACAGTTTGTCCAAACACGTCCTGCTTGAATACCACGACCAAATCGATAAGCTGTATTCATATCACGTGTCCATACACCTGCACCTAAACCATACAATGTGTCATTCGCAATTTCTAATGCTTCCTCTTTTGTTTTAAACGTTGTGACAGCAACAACTGGACCGAAAATTTCTTCTTGGAAAATGCGCATTTTATTATTCCCTTTGAAGACAGTTGGTTTAATGTAGTAGCCCTTTTCAAAGCCTGAACCTACATTGTTCTTCTCTCCTCCAATTAGACATTCAGCGCCTTCCTGCTTACCAATATCTAAGTAAGAAAGGATTTTTTCCATTTGCTCGCTTGAAGCCTGAGCACCCATCATTGTATTTGGATCAAGTGGATTTCCTACTTTAATGGCTTCTACACGCTGTAAGACACGCTCCATAAATTTATCGTAAATAGATTCCTGGATTAATGCGCGAGAAGGACATGTACATACTTCCCCCTGGTTTAGTGCGAATAGTACAAAGCCCTCTACTGCTTTATCTAAAAAGGCATCATCTTCATCCATAATATCCTCAAAGAAAATATTTGGTGACTTACCGCCTAATTCTAATGTAACTGGAATAAGGTTTTGTGAAGCATATTGCATAATTAGGCGACCTGTTGTTGTTTCACCCGTAAAGGCAATTTTACCAATTCGTGGATTAGATGCTAGCGGCTTTCCTGCCTCTAGACCAAAGCCATTCACAACATTTAGGACACCTGATGGCAATAAATCTTCTATCAATTCAAGAAGCACCATAATCGAAACTGGTGTTTGCTCTGCAGGTTTTAACACCACACAGTTTCCAGCTGCAAGTGCAGGTGCTAACTTCCAAACAGCCATTAATAGTGGGAAATTCCAAGGAATAATTTGACCAACTACTCCAATTGGCTCATGGAAGTGGTAAGCAACTGTATCATTATCGATTTGGCTTACTGCACCTTCTTGTGCACGTAAAGCACCTGCAAAATAGCGGAAATGATCAATTGCTAGAGGGATATCTGCATTTAATGTCTCACGTACCGCTTTCCCATTATCCCATGTTTCGGCAACGGCTAGCTTTTCTAAATTTTGCTCCATACGGTCCGCTATTTTAAGTAAAATGTTTGCACGTTCTGTTGCGGATGTTTTACCCCACGCATCTTTTGCGGCATGCGCTGCATCAAGTGCAAGTTCAATGTCCTCAGCTGTGGAACGCGCGGCTTGTGTAAAAACTTGTCCAGTAACAGGAGTGATATTATCAAAGTATTGACCTTTCACAGGGGGTGTCCATTCTCCACCAATATAATTATCATATTTCTCTTTGAATTGAACTACCGATCCTTCAGTGTTTGGAAATGCATAAACCATTTTACTTCTCCCCTTTACACAAAATAATGAGAAAATATCTACAAAAACTATTATTATATATCGAAATAACAATAATTTCATAGAAACCCTCTTACTCAATATATTGTCAGAAACGAAAAATAATTTCAACTTTTTTAAAAATTTTACGATTAATTTATTTTTATTAGAAAAGCTTCTAGCATTCACGGTGTAACCAACGATAATGTATACTTAAATTATATAAATGTATAGGAGAACAATATGCGCATTAATAAATATTTAAGTGAAGCTGGCATCGTCTCTCGTCGTGGTGCGGATAAATGGATTGAGGAGGGAAAAGTAACTATTAATGGAGAGGTCGCCACTGTTGGCAGTAAAGTCGAAGCTGGTGATGTTGTTTGTGTTGATGGAAAAGAGGTAAAGAAAGAGGAACAGTTCGTATATATTGCCTTAAACAAGCCAGTTGGAATTACTAGTACAACTGAACGTCATATAAAAGGGAATGTCGTTGATTTTGTCAATCATCCTCTACGAATTTTCCATATTGGACGTCTGGATAAGGAATCAGAGGGACTATTATTATTAACGAATGATGGAGATATAGTAAACAAAATTCTTCGTGCAGAAAACCATCATGAAAAAGAATATATTGTGCAAGTTGATAAACCCATTACGGAGCAATTCATCAAGAAAATGGGGGCTGGTGTAGATATTTTAGATACGACAACCTTGCCATGCCATGTAGAAAAAATATCAGATAAAGTTTTTAAAATCATCTTAGAACAAGGTCTAAATCGTCAAATCCGCCGTATGTGTTCAGCTCTCGGTTATTCCGTTAAGCGTCTACAACGAATTCGTATCATGAATATCAAACTTGGGCATTTAAAGGTTGGGCAATGGCGTGATTTAACGGACAAGGAACGAGCAGAACTATTCAAACTACTTCAATACACACCTAAATAAAGCATGTTAAGGGGAGAGAATTATGCTTTCAATACAAAGCACTGAACTGTTAACAGGAGCACGTATTAGCGGTGACTTTTGGGATTTAGATGAGCTCATCAATGCTATTCACAAAATAACAGGGGATGAAAACAAATATTATGATTATCAAGGTTCTCGTCTTCGTATCTTGAATGTTTGCTACAATTTACGCCAAGCTACTAAGGGGGAGCGTCAACTAGAATTTGTCAGTAATGGCCTTACTAAAAGTATTTTGACACAGCATGAATTAATTTTCCCTAATAAAAACGCCTATTTCTCAACAGAGATACTTTGGCCTGAGCTTATTTTTATGGCCATTGCATTAAATGACTTTATTCAACTGCACAAAGAGTTAATCGATTCTTCTGATTGGAATATTGATGTTGCTGCCATACGTAAATTCCAGGCGGCAGTTGCTGATTGCCTTGAACAAGAACTAAATGAGGAAGAGTATTTAGTATTTTTAAGAATGGTGCATACGAAAAATCCCTTAACATTTCGCTATGCTACACAATATATCGATATACTGAACCTAGAGTATATTCAATTAAGCTGGGAGGAACGGAAAGCGCATTTGGCGGCATTTGCTTTGCGCATAATGTTAGAGGATGATGAATATGTATCCCTTAAATCTCAGCTAATGGAAGCTGCCATTTCTACAAAAAAAGCATTACATGATATTGAAATAAAGACCAATTACCCTGAAAAAATTATGTGGTAAACAGAATGTGCCGTCTCAGCTAATTGTGAGACGGCACTTTTTTATCGAATCGATGGATAAGCCATTTTTCGAATAACACCCTCATGCTGAGGATAATCAGCTAAAAGCTCATCCTGTGTGAATAATTCAAAGTCCTCAAAATCAAAGCCTGGTGCCACCATGCAACCAACTAAACTAAATGTATCTGGTTCCTCTACAGAGGAGCCAAAAATGGTATTTTTCGGCACAACTATTTGTGGTACTTCCCCTGTCTCAACATCTAAGCCTAATTTTCGTGCCTCATATGTACCATCTGGGAAAATCATATGAACTGTCAGAGGACTTCCTGCGTGATAATACCAAAGCTCATCTGATTTCAATCGATGCAAATGAGAGATATCCTGCGAACGTAGTAAGAAATAAATACTAGTATAAATCGGTCTTTGCACATCTCTAACCGCTATATCCTCAGAAGCTCGAAACGAAGATATATAAAATCCTCCCTCCGGATGCTCCGCTAAATTTAGCTTTTCTATAAAATATTGTGCTGAATACTTCATAACCTCACTCCTTTTGTTCACCTTACCAAATTATAAAGGAAGAATGCTACTGCTATCCGTCTCTTTTACGTTTCTATCCTTCACTTATAACATTCTATCCGTTACTTTTGAGTTCCTATCCTTCACCTCTCCGACTTTCCACACGCAAAAAGGCACCTCTACATTGAGATGCCTTCTCTCTTATAAACCGCCTAAATACGCTGCCTTTACTTGTTCACTTTCTTGTAGCTCTTTTGCTGTACCAGAAAGAACAATACGCCCTGTTTCCAATACGTATGCACGATTAGCTACTGACAGTGCCATATTGGCATTTTGCTCAACAAGCAATACTGTAGTACCCTCTTTATTGACCTGTTCAATAATATTAAAAATATTTTTTACCATGAGCGGCGCAAGCCCCATTGAAGGCTCATCCATTAATAACAGCTTGGGTTTTGCCATTAATGCACGCCCCATTGCAAGCATTTGTTGCTCACCGCCAGATAATGTTCCTGATTGCTGTTTACGACGCTCTAGTAAACGTGGGAATAGCTCAAAAACGTGGTCCATATCTTTTTTTATGCCTGCCTTATCATTACGAAGATAAGCCCCGAGCTCCAAGTTTTCTTCTACTGACATATTGGCAAAGACACGACGCCCCTCAGGAACATGCGAAATACCAGATTTCACAATTGACTGAGCTGCCTTCCCTGCAATAGAGAAGCCCTCATATTCAATAATGCCCCCCTTAGGTTTTAGCAAGCCAGACAATGTT
This genomic stretch from Lysinibacillus pakistanensis harbors:
- a CDS encoding DUF779 domain-containing protein encodes the protein MVERVLATEEALALIELLQEKHGPVMFHQSGGCCDGSSPMCYPEGDLILGDQDICLGEIGGAPFYMHKNQYDYWKHTQIILDVVDGRGGMFSLEGVEGKRFLTRSRAFSTEELKELGLI
- the adh gene encoding aldehyde dehydrogenase, translating into MVYAFPNTEGSVVQFKEKYDNYIGGEWTPPVKGQYFDNITPVTGQVFTQAARSTAEDIELALDAAHAAKDAWGKTSATERANILLKIADRMEQNLEKLAVAETWDNGKAVRETLNADIPLAIDHFRYFAGALRAQEGAVSQIDNDTVAYHFHEPIGVVGQIIPWNFPLLMAVWKLAPALAAGNCVVLKPAEQTPVSIMVLLELIEDLLPSGVLNVVNGFGLEAGKPLASNPRIGKIAFTGETTTGRLIMQYASQNLIPVTLELGGKSPNIFFEDIMDEDDAFLDKAVEGFVLFALNQGEVCTCPSRALIQESIYDKFMERVLQRVEAIKVGNPLDPNTMMGAQASSEQMEKILSYLDIGKQEGAECLIGGEKNNVGSGFEKGYYIKPTVFKGNNKMRIFQEEIFGPVVAVTTFKTKEEALEIANDTLYGLGAGVWTRDMNTAYRFGRGIQAGRVWTNCYHAYPAHAAFGGYKMSGIGRENHKMMLSHYQQTKNLLVSYSENKLGFF
- the rluF gene encoding 23S rRNA pseudouridine(2604) synthase RluF translates to MRINKYLSEAGIVSRRGADKWIEEGKVTINGEVATVGSKVEAGDVVCVDGKEVKKEEQFVYIALNKPVGITSTTERHIKGNVVDFVNHPLRIFHIGRLDKESEGLLLLTNDGDIVNKILRAENHHEKEYIVQVDKPITEQFIKKMGAGVDILDTTTLPCHVEKISDKVFKIILEQGLNRQIRRMCSALGYSVKRLQRIRIMNIKLGHLKVGQWRDLTDKERAELFKLLQYTPK
- a CDS encoding DUF4003 family protein; the protein is MDYVMIENQFTQTVEAVSKAAGWTVDRKIILAIASKYVASGKSFDSVKYKEVLQEMKKQSSWMSPLRTTVGYSIAANLMEQEDIEHAVKSLLTNVAIMKEAKFRSGNYTFIGAQFLTEEESGKRAHAQSARALFDAIRKHHRFLTSYEDIPYAVLLSSSMDDVEVRAETMNRYYKELRTYNFNAGNELQWLSQVLTFLSPQYDNKLVSSVVTIRDTLKKQDVKVKTMHYPLLGFLAILEVNNVHLQQIIDLYHELKGMKLLKWHREFVLFMAIQIAIYDIAKVQQSLSMTIMSSIELLIQAQQAAMLAAVTAATVASSSSSS
- a CDS encoding DUF6904 family protein, with the translated sequence MLSIQSTELLTGARISGDFWDLDELINAIHKITGDENKYYDYQGSRLRILNVCYNLRQATKGERQLEFVSNGLTKSILTQHELIFPNKNAYFSTEILWPELIFMAIALNDFIQLHKELIDSSDWNIDVAAIRKFQAAVADCLEQELNEEEYLVFLRMVHTKNPLTFRYATQYIDILNLEYIQLSWEERKAHLAAFALRIMLEDDEYVSLKSQLMEAAISTKKALHDIEIKTNYPEKIMW
- a CDS encoding cupin domain-containing protein; protein product: MKYSAQYFIEKLNLAEHPEGGFYISSFRASEDIAVRDVQRPIYTSIYFLLRSQDISHLHRLKSDELWYYHAGSPLTVHMIFPDGTYEARKLGLDVETGEVPQIVVPKNTIFGSSVEEPDTFSLVGCMVAPGFDFEDFELFTQDELLADYPQHEGVIRKMAYPSIR
- a CDS encoding ABC transporter ATP-binding protein, with the protein product MLKVQNIDVFYGNIQALKGLSLEVNEGEIVTLIGANGAGKSTLLKTLSGLLKPKGGIIEYEGFSIAGKAAQSIVKSGISHVPEGRRVFANMSVEENLELGAYLRNDKAGIKKDMDHVFELFPRLLERRKQQSGTLSGGEQQMLAMGRALMAKPKLLLMDEPSMGLAPLMVKNIFNIIEQVNKEGTTVLLVEQNANMALSVANRAYVLETGRIVLSGTAKELQESEQVKAAYLGGL